From one Paeniglutamicibacter psychrophenolicus genomic stretch:
- a CDS encoding putative immunity protein, which translates to MPILPKERDPRLVTLRRGGTLSDEHHRLLAAWALDCAEHVLPLFEDRQPGDSRPRHAIEVGRAWIRGEVPMREAHREAFLVNAAGRSRPDPVKFAALAAGQAVAVAHVAAHDLGAAAYAIRAAGADVDPRDAAAARAAEREWQRSQLPAAVRELVLDDQKHRNAICWNAFTD; encoded by the coding sequence ATGCCGATCCTTCCCAAGGAGCGCGATCCCCGGCTGGTCACCCTCCGTCGCGGGGGCACACTGAGCGATGAACACCACCGGCTGCTTGCCGCCTGGGCGCTGGACTGCGCCGAGCACGTGCTGCCGCTCTTCGAGGACAGGCAACCTGGCGATTCCCGACCTCGGCACGCCATCGAGGTCGGCCGGGCCTGGATCCGTGGCGAGGTGCCGATGCGCGAGGCACATAGGGAGGCTTTCCTGGTCAATGCCGCGGGGCGTTCAAGGCCCGACCCGGTGAAGTTCGCGGCCCTTGCGGCCGGGCAGGCCGTTGCCGTCGCCCACGTGGCAGCCCACGACCTGGGAGCCGCCGCCTACGCCATCAGGGCGGCCGGAGCGGATGTGGACCCCCGGGATGCCGCGGCGGCCCGTGCAGCTGAACGGGAATGGCAGCGCTCCCAACTGCCTGCAGCGGTCCGTGAACTGGTTCTCGATGACCAGAAGCACCGCAATGCCATTTGTTGGAACGCCTTCACCGATTGA
- the purN gene encoding phosphoribosylglycinamide formyltransferase: MRIVVLVSGTGSNLQSVIDAVADGSLKNVEIAAVGADKHGTYGVERSAAAGIDTFVVNFKDYDDRAEWNHALTEKCLSYTPDYVVSSGFMRIVGEEFINAFDGTYINTHPALLPSFPGAHGVRDAMAYGVKVTGCTVHIADAGVDTGPILRQEAVVIEDDDTEESLHERIKVVERRLLIATLADLAGK, encoded by the coding sequence ATGCGCATCGTAGTTCTTGTCTCCGGCACCGGGTCCAACCTCCAGTCCGTCATCGACGCCGTCGCCGACGGCTCGCTGAAAAACGTGGAAATCGCCGCCGTCGGCGCCGACAAGCACGGCACCTACGGGGTGGAACGCTCCGCGGCCGCCGGCATCGACACCTTCGTGGTGAACTTCAAGGACTACGACGACCGCGCCGAATGGAACCACGCGCTGACCGAAAAGTGCCTTTCCTACACGCCGGACTACGTGGTCTCCTCGGGCTTCATGCGCATCGTCGGGGAGGAATTCATCAACGCCTTCGACGGCACCTACATCAACACGCACCCGGCCCTGCTGCCGTCCTTCCCCGGTGCCCACGGCGTGCGGGACGCCATGGCCTACGGGGTCAAGGTCACCGGCTGCACCGTGCACATCGCGGACGCCGGGGTGGACACCGGTCCGATCCTTCGTCAGGAAGCGGTGGTGATCGAGGACGACGACACCGAGGAGTCGCTGCACGAGCGCATCAAGGTCGTCGAGCGCCGCCTGCTCATCGCCACGCTGGCCGATTTGGCCGGGAAGTAG
- a CDS encoding helix-turn-helix domain-containing protein: MDLYTTAMASEELGITPAAVRRLVDSGRLQATKLAGTLLFEPASIRRLQRCSRAPGRIWSPRTAWAALEILHNRQTELIDQPRRSRLTRQLRSLEAAELHRLARNHSQLRRFSAGPRVRSGLAGNLVPTGISSIAEDTVADRFGLAGVLEEDRLEGYWVGSIESLLDRVPMALDEVGGVLVRFVDSPDLISGAVGSDAVIALDLMDSDDIRERGAGRDTLQRIIDNA; encoded by the coding sequence ATGGATCTCTACACGACCGCCATGGCATCCGAGGAGCTTGGCATCACCCCGGCCGCCGTGCGACGCCTGGTGGATAGCGGTCGGCTCCAGGCGACAAAATTGGCTGGCACGCTTCTTTTCGAGCCGGCATCCATCCGCAGGCTCCAACGCTGTTCACGGGCCCCGGGACGTATTTGGTCTCCGAGAACCGCATGGGCAGCGCTGGAAATACTGCACAACCGGCAGACGGAACTCATCGACCAGCCCCGTCGGTCGAGGCTCACCAGGCAGTTGCGCTCGCTGGAGGCTGCTGAGTTGCACCGTTTGGCACGCAACCACAGCCAGCTGAGGCGGTTCAGTGCGGGCCCGCGAGTTCGGTCCGGTCTTGCCGGGAACCTGGTGCCAACCGGCATAAGCTCGATCGCCGAAGACACCGTTGCCGACAGGTTCGGCTTGGCCGGAGTTTTGGAAGAGGACCGCCTGGAAGGGTATTGGGTCGGTTCCATCGAGTCACTGCTTGATCGAGTTCCGATGGCCCTCGACGAGGTTGGCGGAGTGCTTGTCAGGTTCGTGGACAGCCCGGATCTGATTTCGGGCGCAGTGGGTTCCGACGCTGTCATTGCGCTGGATTTGATGGACTCCGACGATATCCGCGAACGCGGGGCAGGACGGGATACCTTGCAGAGGATAATCGACAATGCCTGA